A window of Amycolatopsis australiensis contains these coding sequences:
- a CDS encoding methyltransferase domain-containing protein produces the protein MLEGYAPGYGRDAVSMLSARTAAERATFAQPLLRPGTWVVDLGCGPGSITLGLAPESRVTGVDRDLGQVAAARAAARRAGRSTVDFVVASAYDLPFASGSVDVAFAHALFEHLARPLDALAELRRVLRPGGRLALSTSDWSKARLRPKTANVDAALRGHYLLRRRAGGDPFAGGKMAQLCAAAGFTEVVARARYRADMTYRDLAQYVERRLEAASAEPGRDRDQLASAARSARVWTRGGDGDFSQCWVEVTATR, from the coding sequence GTGCTGGAGGGTTACGCGCCGGGCTACGGGCGAGACGCGGTTTCGATGCTGTCCGCGCGCACGGCGGCCGAGCGGGCGACGTTCGCCCAGCCCCTGCTGCGGCCGGGCACATGGGTGGTCGACCTCGGCTGCGGCCCCGGCTCGATCACGCTCGGCCTGGCGCCGGAGTCCCGGGTGACCGGCGTCGACCGCGACCTGGGCCAGGTGGCCGCGGCCCGCGCGGCCGCCCGGCGCGCCGGAAGGTCCACAGTGGACTTCGTGGTGGCGTCGGCGTACGACCTGCCGTTCGCTTCCGGCAGCGTCGACGTGGCGTTCGCGCACGCGCTGTTCGAGCACCTGGCCCGTCCGCTGGACGCGCTGGCGGAGCTGCGCCGGGTGCTCCGCCCCGGTGGCAGGCTGGCCTTGTCCACATCGGACTGGAGCAAGGCGCGCCTGCGCCCGAAGACGGCGAACGTCGACGCGGCCCTGCGCGGCCACTACCTGTTGCGCCGCCGTGCGGGCGGCGACCCGTTCGCGGGCGGCAAGATGGCGCAGCTGTGCGCGGCGGCGGGTTTCACGGAGGTGGTCGCGCGCGCCCGCTACCGCGCGGACATGACGTACCGCGACCTGGCGCAGTACGTGGAGAGGCGGCTGGAGGCGGCGAGCGCGGAGCCGGGCCGCGACCGCGACCAGCTGGCGAGCGCGGCCCGTTCGGCCCGCGTCTGGACCCGCGGCGGCGACGGCGACTTCAGCCAGTGCTGGGTCGAGGTGACGGCGACCCGCTGA
- a CDS encoding metallophosphoesterase: MSTLSNTSTSGATAKRLAAGTLALGVATLGYAVGIERRHWTLRTAELPVLAPGSRPFTILHVSDLHMLPGHHSKQRWVAALDELNPDLVVNTGDNLSHRQAVPSVLRALGPLLDRPGLFVFGSNDYYAPKPKNPARYLMPQGKKKRIHGVQLPWRDLRAAFVEHGWTDLTHVRRTIDVGGQRVFAAGVDDPHLRRDRYPDIAGPADSGAAVRIGVTHSPEPRVLDTFATDGYDLVLAGHTHGGQLRLPGYGAIVTNCDLDRSRARGASRWGAHMWLHVSAGLGTSPWAPARFACPPEASLLTLVPRGSEPPESRKLAPRKARNSVR, from the coding sequence GTGAGCACGCTCAGTAACACAAGCACGTCGGGGGCGACCGCGAAGCGCCTCGCCGCGGGGACGCTGGCGCTCGGCGTCGCGACCCTCGGTTACGCCGTCGGCATCGAACGGCGCCACTGGACCCTCCGCACCGCCGAGCTGCCGGTGCTCGCGCCCGGGTCGCGGCCGTTCACCATCCTGCACGTCTCCGACCTGCACATGCTGCCCGGCCACCACAGCAAGCAGCGCTGGGTCGCGGCGCTCGACGAGCTGAACCCGGACCTGGTCGTCAACACCGGCGACAACCTGTCGCACCGGCAGGCCGTCCCCTCCGTGCTGCGGGCGCTGGGCCCGCTGCTCGACCGGCCGGGACTGTTCGTCTTCGGCAGCAACGACTACTACGCGCCCAAGCCGAAGAACCCCGCCCGGTACCTGATGCCGCAGGGCAAGAAGAAGCGCATCCACGGCGTCCAGCTGCCCTGGCGCGACCTGCGCGCGGCCTTCGTCGAGCACGGCTGGACCGACCTGACGCACGTCCGCCGCACGATCGACGTCGGCGGCCAGCGCGTGTTCGCGGCCGGCGTCGACGACCCGCACCTGCGCCGCGACCGCTACCCCGACATCGCCGGCCCGGCCGACAGCGGCGCCGCGGTCCGCATCGGCGTGACGCACTCGCCCGAGCCGCGGGTCCTCGACACGTTCGCCACGGACGGTTACGACCTCGTCCTGGCCGGCCACACCCACGGCGGCCAGCTCCGGCTGCCGGGCTACGGCGCCATCGTCACCAACTGTGACCTGGATCGCAGCCGGGCCCGGGGCGCGTCGCGGTGGGGGGCGCACATGTGGCTGCACGTCTCGGCCGGGCTGGGGACGTCGCCGTGGGCGCCCGCCCGGTTCGCCTGCCCGCCAGAGGCCAGCCTGTTGACGCTGGTCCCGCGCGGATCCGAGCCCCCGGAGTCGCGAAAGCTGGCCCCCCGAAAAGCCCGCAACAGCGTCCGCTAG